Sequence from the Herbaspirillum sp. meg3 genome:
GGTCAGGCGCACCTGCACCTGTTTTTGCGCCAGTTCGGGCGGATGGCCGTTCTCAAAGGTACGGTAGACGCCGGCAATCGACACCAGTTCCGCTTCCAGGCTCGCCGCGAAGATGCGCGCGCCGGTATTGCCGCTGGCGCCTGCCAGTGCACGGCCGCGTAAAGGGGCGTACACGTGGATGCTGCCGTCGGCGATGATTTCTGCGCCGTTGTTGACCGCCGCCATGATCACCAGATCGGCGCCGCGCGCATAAATGCGCTGGCCGGCGCGTACCGGCGTGTCGATGATCATCGTGGCTGCGGCCGGTGTTATTTGTGTTGCTTGCGTTGCCTGCACCGGTTGCGCTGCTTGGGCAGGCGCAGCAACAGGAGCCGGTGCCGGAGCCGGCGGGGGCGCTTCCTCTGCTACCGCTGCCGCTTCAGGCTGTTGCGGACGCGGTACGCCGCCGTCGATGGACAGTCCCTGTGCGGCGATCTCGGCGTGCAGCTCCTCGGGCGCGTTGCGCACGGCGACTGCATTGAGGCGATAGCGTTTGAACAAGGCCACCAGCGCTGTCCAGTCGATGCCGGCGCCGGCAGTGTCCAGTGCGCCGATATCGAGAACGGCGAATTCGTCTTCAAAGAAGTCGGATACGCCGCCGGTCATGTCCTTCAACGCCTTGTCCAGCGCTGCCGGATCGGTTTCATGCAGGATCGCGGAAATGGCGACCACTGTGGATATCTTGATTTCGATCGGTTTACGAGCTTTTTGCATAAATTGTTCAGTGCCTGCGTTTTCCCGGAGAAAAACGGCAGATTCATTGCGTTCGGGGATTGTTCTCAAACCGTCTTGCGCTGGCGCGATCCAGCCGCCAGCCTGTATTGGTTTGGCATTATACAGTCAGCTGAGCGGCAACTTCAGGCTTCCAGCAAGGTTTTGAGGGCTTCCAGGTCGCGTGTCACCCAGGCGGTGTCTTCGTTGAATTTCTCATCGCTCATGCCAGGCTGGCGGAACAGGGTGAAGGTCAGCTCGCAACCATTGCCGTTGGCGACCACGCGCATGGGGATGAAGACGCTGACGCCCGAAGCCAGCACCACTTCGTGATCAAGCACGCCAAAATCGTTGAAGGGCGTAAAACGCACTTCCAGTTTGCCTTCCGGTGTGTCGGCAAACCATTTGCCATCGATCAGGCGCATACCTTTGCTGAGGCCGGACGCCCATTTCGGCATGTTTTCGGGATTGGCGGCAAAGCGATAAACGTCCCCGATACTGCGTTCGATTGTGACGTGAAGGAGGCGGGCAGGCAGAGGCTTGGACATGGCGGGTTCTCCGTAGGCAAGGAGGCCATTATGCGGCCGGACGAGATAAAACGAGCGGACAAAAAAATGCCGGAGACGATGACATCTCCGGCAGATTGCTACATTGGCAAGTCCGGTGGTCAGGCCGAACCCGGGATCAGGGGATCAGCCCGGTACCTTGCCTTCCACGCCTTCGACGTAGAACTTCACGCCGTGCAGGAAACCGTCGTCAGCCACGGCATCTTTGGCGACTTGTTCCTTGCCGGTGTTGTCTTTGATCGGACCCTTCCAGATCGGAGCGGAGCCGTCGGCGATACCCTTCTTGCGTTCTTCGACCAGTGCCTTCACATCAGCCGGCAGTTCAGGATTGAAACCGCCCAGATCGATACCGTTTTCTTTCAGACCGAGCCAGGTGCTGCCGGTTTTCCACGAACCATCCAGCACGGCTTGCACGCGTGCGGTGTAGTAGACCCCCCAGTTGATCATCGATGCAGCCAGATGGGCCTTCGGACCGAAACTGGTCATGTCGCTGTCCCAGCCGAATGCATAGACGCCTTTTTCTTGCGCAGTCTGAACAACAGCGGCGGAGTCGGTGTTTTGCATCAGCACGTCAACCCCTTGACCGATCAGTGTGGTGGCAGCTTCACGTTCCTTGCCCGGATCGAACCACTTGTTCACCCAGACCACGCGTGTGGTTGCCTTCGGATTGATCGAGCGTGCACCCATGGTGAAGGCGTCGATATTGCGGACGACTTCAGGAATCGGCACCGAGGCGACCACGCCCAGCTTGCCGGACTTGCTCATCTTGCCGGCGACCACGCCAGCGAGGTAAGCGCCTTCATACGTGCGCACATCGTATTGCGCCAGATTGTCGGCAGTCTTGAAGCCGGTGGCGTGTTCGAATTTGACGTCCGGGAATTCCTTGGCGACCTTCAGCATCGCTTCCATGTAGCCGAAGGTGGTGCCGAAGATCAGCTTGTTGCCATCGGTTGCCAGTTGGCGCATGACGCGCTCAGCGTCGGCTGCCGATTCAGGCACGTTTTCGACGAAAGTTGTTTTCACCTTGTCGCCGAATTTGGCTTCGACTGCCTTGCGGCCGTTGTCATGCGCAAACGTCCAGCCAGCATCGCCAACCGGTCCGATGTAGACGAAGGCGACCTTCAGCGGGTCTGCCTTGGGAGCAGGAGCTGCCGCAGCAGCAGGCGCAGCGGCCGGTGCCGGTTCTTCTTTTTTGCCACAGCCGATCAACGAGGCTGCGGCGATGGTGGCGAGCATCGCAATCGAGGCTCTGCGCGAAATTTTCATTTGTTTCTCCCTAAGCGAAGCGTTGTTGGTAAATAAAAGCAAAACAGCATAATCAAAACATCAATCGAACTACATAAAAAACTGCGCAAAAACTACAAACTCAGGATGCACCCGGGCGGAACGGCTTGCCCAGCGAAGCCGGCATGTTCAGGCGAATCCAGTCCGGATTGCGCGAGATCATTGCCAGCACCACGATGGTCGCGACATACGGCAGCATCGACAAAATCTGTGACGGGATCGTGACGCCGATGCCTTGCAGATAAAACTGCAGAATCGTCACGCCGCCGAACAGCAGCGAACCCAGCAACACGCGTGCCGGACGCCACGTCGCAAACGCCGTCAGTGCCAGCGCGATCCAGCCGCGTCCGGACACCAGACCCTCGACCCACATCGGCGTGTACACCAGCGACAGATAGGCGCCGGCCAGACCGCAGCAGGCACCCCCGAACAACAGGGCCATGAAACGGATACCGCGTACCGAATAGCCCAGCGCATGCGCCGACTCCGGCGACTCGCCGACCGCGCGCAGAATCAACCCGGCGCGCGTACGGTACAGAAACCATGCAATCGCCCCGCACAACAGCAGCGCAACATATGCCATCCAATGCTGATTGAAAAATGCCGGACCGATGAAAGGAATGCTATTCAGTCCGGGGACGCCGGTGGTTTGCGCAGGCAATGCGAGGCCGACAAAACGTTGACCGATGAAGGCCGACAAGCCGGCGCCGAAGATCGACAACGCAAGTCCGGTCGCGACCTGATTAGTCGCCAGCACCAGCGCCAGCCAGGAGAACAGCGTTGCCATCAGCATGCCGCACAGTGCACCTGCCATGAAACCCAGCAGCGGGCTCTTGGTGGTGTAGCCGACTGCGAAGCCGGCGATCGCCGCGACCAGCATCATGCCTTCCGCGCCCAGGTTGAGCACGCCGGCACGTTCGTTGATGAGCAAGCCCATGGCCGCCAGCAGCAACGGTGTGCCGGCATTGATGGAGGCTGCGATGAGAGGAGCGAGTTGGTCCATGTCTTGTATTCCTTAAGCTTGCTGTTTCCAGCGCAGGCGGTAGTCAATCAGCGTGTCGCAAGCCAGCAGCAGGAACAGCAGCATGCCCTGGAACACGCCCGTGATCGCCGACGGCAGGCCGAGACGCGACTGCGCCAGCTCACCACCCAGATACAGCAGCGACATGATCAGTCCGCCGAATACCGCGCCGACCGGATGCAGGCGGCCGATGAAGGCGACGATGATCGCCGCGAAGCCATAACCCGGCGACACCGACGGCAACAGCTGGCCGATCGGCCCGGCGATTTCAAATGCGCCCGCCAGACCGGCGAAGCCGCCGGAAATCAGCAGCGACACCCACAAGGCATTGCGGCTGGAAAAGCCGGCATAGCGTGCAGCGTGCGGGGCCACACCGCCCACCATCAACGAGAAGCCGCGGAAGCTGCGCATCATGAACACCGCCATCACAATCGCCGCCACGATGGTCACTGCAAAGCCGATGTGCAGGCGCGTGCCGCTCATCAGCGTCGGCAGCATGAACTCGCTGGAGAACACTTTCGATTGCGGGAAGTTCATGCCGTTCGGATCCTTCAGCGGGCCGTTGACTGCATACATCAGCAGCAGCTGCGCCACGTAGGTCAGCATCAGCGACACCAGGATCTCATTGGCGTTGAACTTGTCGCGCAAGAGCGCCGTGATACTGGCCCAGAATGCGCCACCGACCACACCGGCAATGATCATCAATATCAAGCCGACACCGCCGGAGACAGCATGATCCGGCACGTCGATCCATACCAGCATCGCGCCCGCACACAAGGCGCCGACGGTGAACTGGCCTTCGGCGCCGATGTTCCAGATGCTGGCGCGGAAGCACACCGCAAGACCGAGTGCGCACAGAATCAGCGGGATCGATTTCAGCAGCAGTTCGCTGATGGCGCGCTTGCTGCTGAACGGATCAACGAGGAAGACTTTCAGACCCGCAATCGGATCCTTGCCCAAGGCGATAAACAGCAATGCACCCAGGAACAGCGTCAGGATGATCGCAATAACCGGCGACAGATAAGTCATGCGGCGCGATGGCGTGCCGCGCAATTCCAGCCGGAAGGGCAGAGAGGTAACGGCGGATTTAAACATGAGCAGCCTCCGCATCGGCGTTTGGAGTCTCATCGTTCCACAAGCCGCTCATCCACAAACCAACTTGCTCGCGCGTTGCCTGTTCGATAGCAATCGACGGCGACAACTGTCCCTTTGCGATCACGTGCAGGCGGTCGCACAGCGCGAACAATTCGTCGAGTTCTTCAGAGATCACCAGCACGGCGCAGCCTTCTTGTTTGAGCGCCAGAATTTCGGCGTGAATTTGCGCAGCGGCCCCAACGTCGACGCCCCAGGTCGGTTGCGCGACGATGAAGACGCTAGGTTTGCGCTCCATCTCCCGGCCGACGATAAATTTTTGCAGGTTGCCGCCGGACAGGCTTTTTGCCAGCGCATCGGGACCGCTGGCCTTGACCTTGAACCTTTCGATGATGGACGCCGCGATCTTGCGTGTGTAGCCGAAATCGATCATGCCGTGCTTTACGTACGGCACTTTTTGATGCGACAGCAGCATGTTGGCCGACAGACTCAGCGTCGGCACGGCGCCGCGGCCGAGACGTTCTTCCGGCACCAGGCCGAGACCTTTTGCACGGCGTGGATTGGGCGCGAGATGGCCGACGGCGCTGCCGGTCAGCATGATCATGTTGGGCGCGGCGCGCTGATCTTCACCGGACAGTGCCGCCAGCAATTCTTGCTGGCCGTTGCCGGACACGCCGGCGATGCCGACGATTTCACCGG
This genomic interval carries:
- a CDS encoding BMP family ABC transporter substrate-binding protein, whose product is MKISRRASIAMLATIAAASLIGCGKKEEPAPAAAPAAAAAPAPKADPLKVAFVYIGPVGDAGWTFAHDNGRKAVEAKFGDKVKTTFVENVPESAADAERVMRQLATDGNKLIFGTTFGYMEAMLKVAKEFPDVKFEHATGFKTADNLAQYDVRTYEGAYLAGVVAGKMSKSGKLGVVASVPIPEVVRNIDAFTMGARSINPKATTRVVWVNKWFDPGKEREAATTLIGQGVDVLMQNTDSAAVVQTAQEKGVYAFGWDSDMTSFGPKAHLAASMINWGVYYTARVQAVLDGSWKTGSTWLGLKENGIDLGGFNPELPADVKALVEERKKGIADGSAPIWKGPIKDNTGKEQVAKDAVADDGFLHGVKFYVEGVEGKVPG
- a CDS encoding ABC transporter permease, producing the protein MFKSAVTSLPFRLELRGTPSRRMTYLSPVIAIILTLFLGALLFIALGKDPIAGLKVFLVDPFSSKRAISELLLKSIPLILCALGLAVCFRASIWNIGAEGQFTVGALCAGAMLVWIDVPDHAVSGGVGLILMIIAGVVGGAFWASITALLRDKFNANEILVSLMLTYVAQLLLMYAVNGPLKDPNGMNFPQSKVFSSEFMLPTLMSGTRLHIGFAVTIVAAIVMAVFMMRSFRGFSLMVGGVAPHAARYAGFSSRNALWVSLLISGGFAGLAGAFEIAGPIGQLLPSVSPGYGFAAIIVAFIGRLHPVGAVFGGLIMSLLYLGGELAQSRLGLPSAITGVFQGMLLFLLLACDTLIDYRLRWKQQA
- the minC gene encoding septum site-determining protein MinC; the protein is MQKARKPIEIKISTVVAISAILHETDPAALDKALKDMTGGVSDFFEDEFAVLDIGALDTAGAGIDWTALVALFKRYRLNAVAVRNAPEELHAEIAAQGLSIDGGVPRPQQPEAAAVAEEAPPPAPAPAPVAAPAQAAQPVQATQATQITPAAATMIIDTPVRAGQRIYARGADLVIMAAVNNGAEIIADGSIHVYAPLRGRALAGASGNTGARIFAASLEAELVSIAGVYRTFENGHPPELAQKQVQVRLTGDRIDVLPINTSK
- a CDS encoding ABC transporter permease, translating into MDQLAPLIAASINAGTPLLLAAMGLLINERAGVLNLGAEGMMLVAAIAGFAVGYTTKSPLLGFMAGALCGMLMATLFSWLALVLATNQVATGLALSIFGAGLSAFIGQRFVGLALPAQTTGVPGLNSIPFIGPAFFNQHWMAYVALLLCGAIAWFLYRTRAGLILRAVGESPESAHALGYSVRGIRFMALLFGGACCGLAGAYLSLVYTPMWVEGLVSGRGWIALALTAFATWRPARVLLGSLLFGGVTILQFYLQGIGVTIPSQILSMLPYVATIVVLAMISRNPDWIRLNMPASLGKPFRPGAS
- a CDS encoding polyketide cyclase; protein product: MSKPLPARLLHVTIERSIGDVYRFAANPENMPKWASGLSKGMRLIDGKWFADTPEGKLEVRFTPFNDFGVLDHEVVLASGVSVFIPMRVVANGNGCELTFTLFRQPGMSDEKFNEDTAWVTRDLEALKTLLEA